The Afipia massiliensis genome has a segment encoding these proteins:
- a CDS encoding NAD(P)H-dependent oxidoreductase has translation MRAHIVVAHPEPKSYNAHLAATARTALERKGWSVTVSDLYQMGFDPCERPEHYAAPLDRSRFDVQSEQRQASATQTIPPDVADEIARLDQADLLILQYPMWWHLPPAILKGWFDRVFIYGDVYTSTKRFENGRFVGKKAMVSVTVGTSEDTYAYDGRSGDIDLLLWPINFSLAYGGFSVLEPFIAYGVEAGLRYSDPAAVEARLKAIASNLATTLSTVETIPAIPFNQMAHWGSDGRIKPDAPVYSPFIRRKPELPLE, from the coding sequence GTGCGCGCTCACATCGTCGTCGCTCATCCCGAGCCGAAATCGTACAACGCACACCTGGCCGCAACGGCCCGGACGGCGCTTGAACGGAAAGGCTGGTCGGTCACCGTCTCCGATCTTTACCAGATGGGGTTCGATCCTTGCGAGCGTCCGGAGCATTATGCGGCGCCGCTGGATCGCAGCCGCTTCGACGTGCAATCCGAACAGCGGCAGGCGTCCGCCACGCAAACGATCCCCCCTGACGTCGCCGACGAAATCGCGCGGCTCGATCAGGCGGATCTGCTGATCCTGCAATATCCGATGTGGTGGCATCTGCCGCCCGCGATACTCAAGGGATGGTTCGACCGCGTTTTCATCTACGGCGACGTCTACACCAGCACGAAGCGCTTCGAGAACGGACGGTTCGTTGGCAAGAAGGCGATGGTGTCGGTGACGGTCGGCACAAGCGAGGATACCTACGCTTATGACGGACGCAGCGGCGACATCGACCTGCTGCTGTGGCCGATCAATTTCTCCCTCGCCTACGGCGGGTTTTCGGTTCTCGAACCATTCATTGCCTACGGCGTGGAGGCCGGTCTTCGCTATTCCGATCCTGCCGCCGTGGAAGCGCGCCTGAAGGCGATCGCCAGCAATTTGGCAACAACGCTTTCGACAGTTGAGACAATTCCGGCCATCCCGTTCAACCAGATGGCGCATTGGGGCAGCGACGGCCGGATCAAACCCGACGCGCCGGTCTACTCACCATTCATTCGCCGCAAGCCGGAACTGCCGCTCGAGTGA
- a CDS encoding bifunctional diguanylate cyclase/phosphodiesterase yields the protein MFRTLTCLTTEHDWRLVLLAGLVCFVASVVAVSIFHRAIASQTRARLIWIAIAGAVFGYGVWATHFIAMLAYEPGVSSGYGIALTALSLAAAMILTSCGLAFAANDPSRWRAPIGGGIMGAGIASMHYLGMWALEVPGRVVWSLDLVAASIVLGLLFGYVALLVAIRRSDRWGTLYAALFLTLAIVAHHFTAMGAVEIIPDPTLTPGTLSLSPAVLSLAIAGVALSVLGMSFVGVLADRRLALRTRRFEEIIDQLSLARQQNESSQKELQDQKFRLDTAINNMGEGLCMFDGEKRLVICNDRYAEMYRLPPELLKTGTPHHDIIKHRITNGILKGETSESAATLVMSRLGALPRNETSSRIEELADGRSICVTRQPMAGGGWVATHLDVTEQRRSEARVAHMAQHDALTDLPNRVLLRDRLEQALSITRRGGPHLAVLMLDLDRFKEINDTLGHPTGDALLQAVAARLCTCIRDTALIARLGGDEFAVIEHMSKPVAEAAALAERIKRALSEPFDLGDHQVITGTSIGIAVAPTDGINSDQILKAADLALYRAKSSGRGTFHFFEPELDQRMHARRNLERDMRHALVSGEFELHYQPFVDLKSGDISGLEALLRWHHPQRGLVSPAEFIPLAEETGLIVPIGEWVLRTACAEAAKWPADLKIAVNLSPAQFRSKELVPVVFGALAASGIGAQRLELEVTETAIMHDSEAVFAALGQLHKLGVRIALDDFGTGYSSLSFLQKFPFDKIKIDRSFVNELLSAKEDSRLIARAVVKFAVSLGKTTTAEGVETKEQLDILREEACTEMQGYYFSRPKCSAEIAQMVGAEAVSAPVVTRDWPAEDRRKIQSAAG from the coding sequence ATGTTCCGTACCCTTACGTGCCTGACCACCGAGCACGACTGGCGGCTTGTCCTGCTCGCCGGGCTTGTGTGCTTCGTCGCAAGCGTCGTCGCTGTCAGCATTTTCCATCGTGCCATCGCGTCGCAAACCAGGGCGCGTCTGATCTGGATTGCAATCGCCGGAGCCGTGTTCGGATACGGGGTCTGGGCGACGCACTTCATCGCCATGCTCGCCTATGAGCCGGGCGTTTCATCCGGTTACGGCATTGCCCTGACGGCACTGTCGCTTGCTGCGGCAATGATACTGACGTCGTGCGGTTTGGCCTTTGCCGCAAACGACCCGAGCCGGTGGCGTGCACCCATCGGCGGCGGGATCATGGGCGCCGGCATCGCCAGCATGCACTACCTCGGCATGTGGGCGCTCGAAGTGCCGGGGCGCGTGGTGTGGTCGCTGGACCTTGTCGCGGCATCCATCGTGCTCGGATTGCTCTTCGGTTATGTCGCGCTTCTGGTCGCGATACGCCGGAGCGACAGGTGGGGAACGCTTTACGCCGCGCTCTTTCTGACGCTTGCGATTGTCGCTCATCATTTCACGGCCATGGGCGCGGTGGAGATCATTCCCGATCCGACGCTGACGCCTGGCACGCTATCGCTGTCTCCAGCGGTGCTTTCCCTGGCCATTGCCGGTGTCGCCCTGTCGGTGCTCGGGATGAGTTTTGTCGGTGTGCTGGCAGATCGCCGCCTTGCCCTCCGCACCCGCAGGTTCGAAGAAATCATCGACCAGCTTTCGCTCGCCCGGCAGCAGAATGAAAGCTCACAAAAGGAACTGCAGGATCAGAAATTCAGGCTGGACACCGCCATCAACAACATGGGCGAAGGCTTGTGCATGTTCGATGGGGAAAAGCGGTTGGTCATTTGCAACGATCGTTATGCCGAGATGTATCGGTTGCCGCCGGAGCTGTTGAAGACGGGCACTCCCCACCATGACATCATCAAGCACCGCATCACCAATGGCATCCTCAAGGGCGAAACCAGCGAGAGCGCCGCGACGCTGGTGATGTCGAGGCTGGGTGCGCTGCCTCGCAATGAAACGTCGAGCCGGATCGAAGAACTCGCGGATGGCCGCTCGATCTGCGTCACGCGGCAGCCAATGGCCGGTGGTGGCTGGGTCGCCACGCATCTCGACGTCACCGAGCAACGGCGCTCTGAAGCCAGGGTCGCCCATATGGCGCAGCATGACGCGCTCACCGATTTGCCGAATCGCGTGCTGCTTCGGGACCGGCTGGAGCAGGCTCTCTCCATCACACGCAGAGGAGGGCCGCACCTCGCAGTGCTGATGCTGGATCTCGATCGCTTCAAGGAGATCAACGACACGCTGGGGCATCCAACGGGCGACGCTTTGCTGCAGGCTGTTGCCGCGCGTTTGTGCACGTGTATCAGAGACACGGCATTGATCGCCCGTCTGGGAGGCGACGAATTCGCCGTCATCGAGCACATGTCAAAGCCGGTTGCCGAAGCTGCTGCTCTTGCCGAGAGGATCAAGCGGGCACTCTCCGAGCCATTCGATCTTGGGGATCATCAGGTGATCACCGGAACAAGCATTGGGATCGCCGTCGCGCCGACTGACGGCATCAATTCCGATCAGATTTTGAAAGCGGCGGACCTCGCCCTCTATCGCGCCAAAAGCAGCGGACGCGGCACGTTCCATTTCTTCGAGCCCGAGCTGGACCAGCGCATGCATGCGAGGCGAAATCTCGAGCGCGACATGCGGCATGCGCTCGTCAGCGGTGAGTTCGAACTCCACTATCAGCCATTCGTCGATCTCAAGAGCGGCGACATCAGTGGTTTGGAAGCGCTGTTGCGTTGGCATCATCCCCAGCGCGGGTTGGTTTCGCCTGCGGAGTTTATCCCGCTCGCGGAAGAAACCGGCCTCATCGTGCCGATCGGGGAGTGGGTCCTGCGGACGGCGTGCGCCGAAGCGGCAAAATGGCCTGCCGATCTCAAGATCGCGGTCAACCTGTCGCCGGCTCAGTTCAGAAGCAAGGAACTGGTCCCGGTCGTTTTTGGCGCGCTCGCGGCGTCGGGAATCGGGGCACAGAGGCTTGAACTCGAGGTGACCGAGACCGCAATCATGCATGACAGCGAGGCCGTGTTCGCGGCGCTCGGCCAGTTGCACAAGCTCGGCGTACGAATTGCCCTGGATGATTTCGGAACGGGCTACTCGTCCTTGAGCTTTCTGCAAAAATTTCCGTTCGACAAAATCAAGATCGATCGCAGCTTCGTCAACGAGCTCCTGAGCGCGAAGGAAGATTCGCGGTTGATCGCGCGGGCCGTGGTGAAATTTGCCGTCAGCCTTGGCAAGACGACCACGGCGGAAGGAGTCGAGACGAAGGAACAGCTGGACATCCTTCGCGAAGAAGCCTGCACGGAGATGCAGGGCTATTACTTTAGCCGGCCGAAGTGTTCCGCCGAAATCGCGCAAATGGTGGGGGCGGAGGCAGTATCAGCACCCGTCGTTACCCGCGACTGGCCCGCCGAAGATCGACGCAAGATTCAATCGGCAGCGGGTTGA